In Corylus avellana chromosome ca2, CavTom2PMs-1.0, the following proteins share a genomic window:
- the LOC132172708 gene encoding protein CHLOROPLAST J-LIKE DOMAIN 1, chloroplastic, whose product MASAVSNAFHCPKLHFPQRNLRPKVSNFPPSSVRFPRAVQQNNRRVFCAAASAAGSSNPDSNLNPYEILGVSPIEGFDMVKAAYAKKRKEAERSGDEATVVRLEKAYDKVMMEQLTKRKKGVTYGTFKVSKDIKYADKQPIVPWGPRFTKSSEKDMRINMAISAVFAAWIIIKRSAEYKPLQFLAFAFVYRIFEKLKAFEPPASPTYTEEGEDSGRALRMGKRLLRSLSLVFGCIAVSSLGYTGLLNLIEFVGSYIPVFLYNNQELLITTSTAVMLYIMASFYR is encoded by the exons ATGGCTTCCGCAGTCTCCAATGCCTTTCATTGCCCTAAATTACACTTCCCCCAAAGGAATTTGCGGCCCAAAGTCTCAAATTTTCCACCTTCATCCGTCag ATTTCCCAGAGCAGTACAGCAGAATAATAGAAGGGTGTTTTGTGCTGCTGCATCTGCTGCAGGAAGTTCTAATCCAGACAGCAACTTAAATCCCTATGAG ATTCTGGGTGTGAGCCCCATTGAGGGATTTGACATGGTCAAGGCAGCATACGCGAAAAAACGGAAAGAAGCCGAGAGGTCAGGTGATGAAGCAACTGTTGTCAGA CTGGAGAAGGCCTATGACAAAGTCATGATGGAACAATTAACAAAGCGGAAGAAGGGTGTGACATATGGTACATTCAAG GTTTCGAAGGACATCAAATATGCTGATAAGCAGCCAATCGTACCATGGGGGCCAAG GTTCACCAAATCCAGTGAAAAAGATATGCGTATCAACATGGCAATATCTGCTGTATTT GCAGCATGGATTATTATCAAGCGCAGTGCTGAATATAAACCGTTGCAATTTTtagcttttgcttttgtttatcGGATTTTCGAGAAGTTGAAGGCCTTTGAACCACCTGCATCACCAACATATACA GAAGAAGGTGAAGATTCAGGGCGAGCACTGCGAATGGGAAAACGCCTGCTTCGTTCTCTATCACTAGTTTTCGGCTGTATTGCTGTTTCATCGCTG GGATACACTGGTCTTTTAAATTTGATCGAGTTTGTAGGTAGTTACATACCTGTCTTTCTCTACAACAACCAG GAACTATTAATCACCACTTCAACCGCAGTGATGCTTTACATTATGGCGTCGTTTTATAGATAA
- the LOC132171662 gene encoding uncharacterized protein LOC132171662, with product MRGSSSSGNYRNACLTMHQPWASLLVHGIKRVEGRSWPAPITGRLWIHAASKVPDEATIKAMEDFYREIYAVNGITDLKFPEHYPVSRLLGCVEVVGCVRGEELAGWDMVAEGVRLEALTKFCWLCEQPQKLIIPFEMRGYQGVYNLERKIYEAAIRGLASVEGPLPVKFPLPNPRDRFSLKPGSISQQYPESKACEVEKSSSLSVAIAGARAASTQYTKKNENPPNVIQNRTRSSVRIG from the exons ATGAGAGGAAGCAGCTCCTCTGGGAACTACAGAAACGCATGTCTGACAATGCACCAGCCCTGGGCTTCTCTGCTTGTTCATGGCATAAAGCGCGTTGAGGGCAGATCATGGCCTGCTCCAATCACAG GTCGCCTTTGGATTCACGCTGCAAGTAAGGTCCCGGATGAGGCTACAATTAAAGCAATGGAGGACTTCTACAGGGAAATTTATGCAGTGAATGGAATTACTGATCTCAAGTTTCCTGAACATTATCCTGTTTCAAGACTATTAG GCTGTGTTGAAGTGGTTGGCTGTGTTAGAGGTGAAGAACTAGCAGGCTGGGACATGGTAGCTGAAGGG GTGAGGCTGGAAGCACTGACTAAGTTTTGTTGGCTTTGTGAACAGCCACAG AAATTGATAATTCCATTTGAGATGAGAGGATACCAGGGTGTATATAATCTGGAAAGGAAG ATATACGAGGCTGCAATTAGAGGTCTTGCTTCAGTTGAAGGTCCACTGCCAGTGAAATTTCCACTTCCAAATCCACGGGATCGATTTTCATTGAAGCCAGGATCTATTTCTCAGCAGTACCCTGAATCTAAAGCATGTGAAGTGGAAAAATCATCAAGCCTTAGTGTAGCCATAGCTGGTGCACGAGCAGCATCTACACAGTAtacaaaaaagaatgaaaatccTCCAAATGTGATCCAGAATCGTACCCGCAGTAGCGTAAGGATTGGTTAA
- the LOC132169008 gene encoding low-specificity L-threonine aldolase 1-like, whose product MAKMVSRTVDLRSDTVTKPTESMRAAMAAADVDDDVFGHDPTALRLETEMARITGKEAALFVPSGTMGNLISVLVHCDIRGNEVILGDNAHIHIYENGGISTIGGVHPRPVKNNQDGTMDIDLIEAAIRDPREVLYYPTTRLICLENTHAK is encoded by the coding sequence ATGGCAAAAATGGTTTCTAGAACAGTGGATCTCCGGTCTGACACAGTCACCAAACCAACTGAATCGATGCGGGCAGCTATGGCAGCTGCTGATGTTGACGATGATGTTTTCGGCCATGACCCAACTGCTTTACGGTTGGAAACAGAAATGGCAAGGATAACGGGCAAGGAGGCTGCCCTGTTTGTTCCCTCAGGCACAATGGGCAATCTAATTAGTGTTCTTGTTCATTGTGACATTAGGGGAAATGAAGTCATTCTTGGAGACAATGCCCATATACATATTTATGAGAATGGTGGTATTTCAACAATTGGAGGTGTACATCCTAGACCTGTGAAGAACAACCAAGATGGAACAATGGATATTGATTTGATTGAAGCTGCCATTAGAGACCCCAGAGAGGTTCTTTACTACCCTACTACAAGGCTTATCTGCTTGGAGAATACACATGCAAAGTAA